A section of the Acidobacterium capsulatum ATCC 51196 genome encodes:
- a CDS encoding HEPN domain-containing protein: protein MNRKDLQILAETRLSEAQALLKARKYSGAYYLAGYAVECALKACIAKQIKRYEFPDKKRVNDSYTHNLKDLLVLSSLNQALGDRCVADRTFRANWDLVTQWSEKSRYELADRAKTRELISAIMDSNSGVMPWVKQRW from the coding sequence ATGAATCGCAAGGATCTACAGATTCTGGCCGAAACGCGGCTCAGCGAGGCGCAGGCTCTGCTCAAGGCCAGAAAGTACAGCGGGGCCTATTATCTGGCCGGCTATGCCGTGGAATGTGCGCTGAAGGCGTGCATCGCGAAGCAGATCAAGCGTTACGAGTTTCCGGACAAGAAGCGGGTGAATGACTCGTACACCCACAATCTGAAAGACCTTTTAGTTTTAAGCAGTCTGAATCAGGCACTCGGAGATCGGTGCGTCGCAGATAGAACATTTCGAGCAAATTGGGACCTCGTCACGCAATGGTCGGAGAAAAGCCGTTACGAGCTTGCCGACAGGGCCAAAACCAGGGAACTCATCAGTGCCATAATGGATTCAAATTCCGGAGTCATGCCATGGGTAAAGCAACGCTGGTAG
- the efp gene encoding elongation factor P has protein sequence MAIPATQMRPGMIIKHNGELHAVFSVEHRTPGNLRAFIQAKLRNLRSGAMFEHRFRSPDPIERVIVDEIPMEFLYNDGDDYYFMNTENFEQTHLKRDTLGDAVEYLTANLQITVSFFDGVAVGIELPQTVELTVVETEPGLKSATASSVTKPATLETGLVVQVPPFINEGEKIRVDTAEGAYLSRA, from the coding sequence ATGGCGATTCCCGCCACACAGATGCGCCCCGGCATGATCATCAAGCACAACGGCGAACTGCATGCCGTCTTCAGCGTGGAGCACCGCACCCCGGGCAACCTGCGCGCCTTCATTCAGGCCAAGCTGCGCAACCTGCGCTCGGGCGCGATGTTTGAGCACCGCTTCCGCTCGCCCGACCCCATTGAGCGCGTGATCGTCGATGAAATCCCCATGGAGTTTCTCTACAACGACGGCGACGACTACTACTTCATGAACACCGAGAACTTTGAGCAGACCCACCTCAAGCGCGACACGCTGGGTGACGCGGTCGAGTACCTGACGGCCAATCTGCAGATCACGGTTTCGTTCTTTGACGGCGTGGCCGTGGGCATCGAGCTGCCGCAGACCGTCGAGCTGACGGTGGTCGAGACCGAGCCGGGCCTGAAGTCCGCCACGGCCTCTTCGGTGACCAAGCCCGCGACGCTTGAGACGGGACTCGTGGTGCAGGTGCCTCCGTTCATCAACGAAGGCGAGAAGATTCGCGTGGACACGGCCGAAGGCGCGTATTTGAGCCGCGCATAA
- a CDS encoding anthranilate synthase component II: MILVLDNYDSFTYNLVQYMGELGAEMVIRRNDEITVDEAEALAPERILISPGPCTPQEAGISIGLIQRFAGKVPVLGVCLGHQAIGAAFGGNVVRAPKLMHGKTSEVEHDGKTIFSGIASPMTCTRYHSLIVAEKGLPKSLEVSARTADGTIMGLRHREFPVEGVQFHPESALTADGKKLIRNFLEL, encoded by the coding sequence ATGATTCTCGTCCTCGACAACTACGATTCGTTCACCTACAACCTCGTGCAATACATGGGCGAGCTGGGCGCGGAGATGGTGATTCGCCGCAACGACGAGATCACCGTGGATGAGGCCGAGGCGCTCGCGCCTGAGCGCATTCTGATCTCTCCCGGCCCATGCACGCCGCAGGAGGCGGGCATCAGCATCGGGCTGATTCAGCGCTTCGCAGGCAAGGTTCCAGTGCTGGGCGTCTGCTTGGGCCATCAGGCCATTGGCGCGGCCTTTGGCGGCAATGTGGTGCGCGCTCCCAAGCTGATGCACGGCAAAACCAGCGAAGTGGAGCACGACGGCAAAACCATCTTCTCAGGCATTGCCAGCCCCATGACCTGCACCCGCTATCACTCCCTGATTGTGGCGGAAAAGGGCCTGCCGAAGAGTCTTGAGGTCTCGGCGCGAACTGCCGACGGCACCATCATGGGCCTGCGCCATCGTGAGTTCCCCGTAGAGGGCGTGCAATTTCACCCCGAGAGCGCGCTCACGGCCGATGGAAAGAAGCTCATCCGGAACTTTCTGGAGTTGTAG
- a CDS encoding CopG family ribbon-helix-helix protein, translating into MTAHVPTALAQRVDQLAAQLERPRGWVVKQALLAWVEEEELRHRMTLEGLAAADAGELVAHEEVEKWVRSLKTNKPLPPPLA; encoded by the coding sequence ATGACTGCGCATGTGCCCACGGCTCTGGCTCAGCGGGTCGATCAGCTTGCCGCGCAACTGGAACGTCCTCGCGGCTGGGTTGTGAAGCAGGCACTGCTTGCATGGGTGGAAGAAGAAGAACTTCGCCACCGGATGACGCTGGAGGGACTGGCTGCGGCTGATGCAGGCGAATTGGTTGCGCATGAGGAAGTGGAGAAGTGGGTCCGCAGCCTGAAAACGAATAAGCCGCTTCCACCGCCTCTCGCATGA
- a CDS encoding type II toxin-antitoxin system RelE/ParE family toxin — MKLFWARPALKDAARLYEFIAADNPVIAANVLEGIRAGVTRLVQFPQLRERVDGYEPREVRRIYIGPYEVRYEIAEDAVRILRLWHARERR; from the coding sequence ATGAAGCTCTTCTGGGCCAGGCCGGCGTTGAAAGACGCTGCCCGGCTGTACGAATTCATCGCTGCCGATAACCCCGTGATTGCGGCTAATGTGCTCGAAGGCATTCGAGCAGGCGTGACGCGTCTGGTGCAGTTTCCTCAGTTGAGGGAACGCGTCGATGGGTATGAGCCTCGCGAAGTGAGACGAATTTATATCGGGCCATACGAAGTGCGCTACGAGATTGCAGAAGATGCGGTACGCATCCTTCGTCTGTGGCACGCCCGGGAGCGGCGCTAG
- the trpE gene encoding anthranilate synthase component I — MPSKTTSLPASPEFLRLARKHTLIPLYRTLTADLETPVSAFLRLAAHEPECFLLESVEGGEKIGRYTYIGIRPYRRIVSRGRSISITEEGETREIDGDIFEVLKESLDGHSPAVLPELPPFTCGAVGYFTYDVVRQIEKLPEEAADELEMPDACLLFFDEVLAFDHVRKEMLLIVTADLQKRNPKQAYAEAIWRLDRFEKRLLAPLPKQKKKSFSSKLKLANRTKKKDFIKAVERSKEYIAAGDIFQVVLSQRFDVEPEVDPFSIYRALRIVNPSPFLYFLRSALPAGRGTKTETTHIVGSSPELLVRVQNGRVEYRPIAGTRARGEDEATDLAYEQDMLHDEKERAEHVMLVDLGRNDVGRVSEYGSVQVGELMRVERYSHVMHLVSDITGTLRKGLNAVDALRACFPAGTLSGAPKIRAMEIIEEMEPARRGIYGGCVLYADFSGNLTSCIAIRTLLMKGRKGYIQAGAGIVADSVPEKEYEESVNKAKAVVRAIERARS, encoded by the coding sequence ATGCCATCCAAGACGACCTCATTGCCCGCCAGCCCCGAGTTTCTGCGCCTTGCTCGCAAGCATACCCTCATTCCGCTTTATCGAACACTCACGGCCGACCTTGAGACGCCGGTCAGCGCTTTTCTGCGCCTGGCCGCACATGAGCCGGAGTGTTTTCTATTGGAATCGGTCGAAGGTGGCGAAAAAATCGGGCGCTACACCTATATCGGCATTCGCCCCTACCGGCGCATCGTCTCCCGCGGACGCTCGATCAGCATCACCGAAGAAGGCGAAACGCGAGAGATTGATGGCGATATCTTCGAGGTGCTGAAGGAGTCGCTGGACGGGCACTCCCCCGCTGTGCTGCCGGAGTTGCCGCCCTTCACCTGCGGCGCGGTAGGCTATTTCACCTATGACGTAGTGCGGCAGATTGAGAAGCTGCCCGAAGAGGCCGCGGACGAACTTGAGATGCCGGATGCCTGCCTGCTCTTTTTTGACGAGGTGTTGGCCTTTGATCACGTTCGCAAAGAGATGCTGCTGATCGTCACCGCCGATCTGCAGAAGCGCAATCCCAAGCAGGCCTATGCCGAGGCGATCTGGAGATTGGACCGCTTTGAGAAGCGGCTGCTCGCTCCCCTGCCGAAGCAGAAGAAGAAATCGTTCAGCAGCAAACTAAAGCTCGCCAACCGGACGAAGAAGAAGGACTTCATCAAGGCCGTCGAACGCTCGAAGGAGTACATTGCCGCGGGCGATATCTTCCAGGTGGTGCTGTCGCAGCGCTTCGACGTCGAGCCGGAGGTTGATCCCTTCTCGATCTACCGCGCGCTGCGCATCGTGAATCCGTCGCCGTTCCTCTACTTCCTGCGCAGCGCATTGCCGGCAGGGCGCGGCACAAAGACGGAAACGACGCACATTGTGGGTTCATCGCCCGAGCTGTTGGTCCGCGTGCAGAATGGCCGCGTGGAGTACCGGCCCATTGCCGGGACGCGTGCGCGCGGCGAAGACGAAGCCACCGACCTCGCCTATGAGCAGGACATGCTGCACGACGAGAAGGAACGCGCCGAGCACGTCATGCTGGTGGACCTGGGCCGCAACGACGTGGGCCGGGTCAGCGAGTACGGCTCGGTGCAGGTAGGCGAACTGATGCGCGTGGAACGCTACTCCCACGTGATGCACCTGGTCAGCGACATCACGGGTACGCTGCGCAAGGGGCTGAACGCGGTGGATGCGCTGCGGGCCTGCTTCCCGGCCGGGACGCTGAGCGGCGCGCCGAAGATTCGCGCCATGGAGATCATTGAAGAGATGGAGCCCGCGCGGCGCGGCATCTACGGCGGCTGCGTGCTCTATGCGGACTTCTCAGGCAACCTGACCTCGTGCATCGCGATTCGCACGCTGCTGATGAAAGGCCGCAAGGGCTACATTCAGGCGGGCGCGGGCATTGTTGCGGACTCCGTACCGGAGAAGGAATACGAGGAGAGCGTAAACAAGGCCAAGGCCGTGGTGCGCGCGATTGAGCGGGCGCGGAGTTAA
- a CDS encoding Glu/Leu/Phe/Val family dehydrogenase, with amino-acid sequence MATITLEQEINPWEAQAARFDFAARKLNLDEGLWRVLRYPSREIIVHFPVAMDDGRIEMFTGFRVQHSFARGPAKGGIRYAPDVSLDEVRALASWMTWKCAVVNIPFGGGKGGVICDPKKMSIGELERMTRRYTAEIVEFLGPEKDVPAPDVGTNEQVMAWIMDTFSMHMRQTVTSVVTGKPITIGGSRGRKEATGRGVSVVCDEALKHLNMQRDGCRVIIQGFGNVGSNAANLMMQKGYKIIGIAEYDGGLYHPNGIDIPSLIEYRQRNGSILGFRDAEPADPAELLCTDCDILIPAATENVITSRNADRIQARIVCEGANGPTTAVADEILAEKKVFIIPDILANAGGVTASYFEWVQDRQGHFWKEAVVNEQLDSILAESFDDVVRYSEAHGVNNRIAAYMLAIDRVAVTIKQRGIYA; translated from the coding sequence ATGGCTACGATCACGCTCGAGCAGGAGATCAATCCCTGGGAAGCCCAGGCTGCTCGATTTGACTTTGCGGCGCGCAAGCTCAACCTCGATGAGGGCCTTTGGCGCGTGCTGCGTTACCCTTCCCGCGAAATTATTGTTCACTTCCCGGTCGCCATGGATGATGGCCGCATCGAGATGTTCACCGGCTTCCGCGTGCAGCACTCCTTTGCGCGTGGACCTGCCAAGGGCGGCATCCGCTATGCCCCCGATGTTTCCCTTGATGAGGTTCGCGCACTCGCCAGTTGGATGACCTGGAAGTGCGCCGTCGTCAACATCCCCTTCGGCGGCGGCAAGGGCGGCGTTATTTGTGACCCGAAGAAGATGTCGATCGGGGAACTCGAACGCATGACCCGCCGTTATACCGCCGAAATTGTGGAATTCCTCGGGCCCGAAAAAGACGTGCCCGCGCCCGACGTGGGCACCAACGAGCAGGTGATGGCATGGATCATGGATACCTTCTCCATGCATATGCGGCAAACCGTGACCAGCGTGGTCACCGGCAAGCCCATCACCATTGGCGGCTCGCGCGGACGCAAGGAGGCCACCGGCCGTGGCGTGAGCGTGGTCTGCGATGAGGCGCTCAAGCATCTCAATATGCAGCGCGATGGTTGCCGCGTGATCATTCAAGGTTTCGGCAATGTAGGCTCGAACGCCGCGAACCTGATGATGCAGAAGGGGTACAAGATCATCGGCATTGCTGAGTACGATGGTGGCCTCTACCATCCCAATGGCATCGATATTCCTTCGCTGATCGAGTACCGCCAGCGCAACGGCTCCATTCTTGGCTTCCGCGATGCCGAGCCCGCTGATCCGGCTGAGCTGCTCTGCACCGATTGCGACATTCTGATTCCGGCCGCGACCGAGAACGTCATCACCAGCCGCAATGCTGACCGCATCCAGGCCCGCATTGTCTGCGAGGGTGCCAACGGTCCCACCACGGCTGTCGCCGATGAAATCCTCGCCGAGAAGAAGGTCTTCATCATCCCCGACATTCTGGCCAATGCCGGCGGAGTCACGGCCTCCTACTTTGAGTGGGTGCAGGATCGCCAGGGCCACTTCTGGAAGGAAGCGGTCGTCAACGAGCAGCTCGACAGCATTCTGGCCGAGAGCTTTGATGACGTGGTGCGCTACTCCGAGGCCCACGGCGTCAACAACCGCATCGCGGCTTACATGCTGGCCATTGATCGTGTGGCTGTCACCATCAAGCAGCGCGGCATCTACGCTTAA
- a CDS encoding type II toxin-antitoxin system VapC family toxin has translation MRILADTSILIDLLRGRGHRRDLFKRLTLEGHTFAVTAINVSEIYAGMRPQEREATRKLLAAFECLPIHCEIAELAGELRGAWARKGVTLHLADTLIAASAMHHRLVLMTDNRKDFPMPELQLWPEA, from the coding sequence TTGAGGATTCTGGCCGACACCAGCATCTTGATTGATCTCTTGCGGGGTCGTGGCCATCGCCGCGACCTGTTTAAGAGGCTCACCCTGGAAGGTCACACTTTTGCCGTCACCGCCATCAACGTATCCGAAATTTACGCTGGAATGCGGCCTCAGGAGCGCGAGGCCACCCGGAAGTTGCTGGCTGCCTTTGAGTGTCTGCCCATTCATTGCGAAATTGCGGAGCTTGCTGGTGAACTGCGCGGCGCGTGGGCTCGCAAAGGAGTAACACTCCATCTCGCCGACACGCTGATCGCCGCATCCGCCATGCATCATCGCCTCGTGCTGATGACGGACAATCGGAAAGACTTTCCTATGCCCGAATTGCAGCTCTGGCCGGAAGCCTAG
- the pgsA gene encoding CDP-diacylglycerol--glycerol-3-phosphate 3-phosphatidyltransferase translates to MNLPNSITMSRIICIPVFLWMLSPFFPHTSWYGGQEIIASLFFIVLSISDGVDGYLARSRGQITTMGMLLDPLADKLLVTAAYITLVAYNPHIVKPWIAVIVIGREFLVNGLRSIASTQGFTIQASDLGKLKTLIQIISVVAAILDHGWHAWHFGWFLMPVDLIAVAGIYWMAAVSVISAIDYFVAFWRKIDKASTHQRSKDNAFVLSRKKSARQGS, encoded by the coding sequence GTGAATCTTCCCAATTCCATTACGATGAGCCGGATCATCTGCATTCCGGTCTTCCTGTGGATGCTCTCACCCTTCTTCCCGCATACTTCCTGGTACGGTGGGCAGGAGATTATTGCCTCGCTCTTCTTCATCGTGCTGTCTATCTCTGACGGTGTGGATGGCTATCTCGCGCGCAGCCGCGGCCAGATCACCACCATGGGCATGCTGCTCGATCCGCTGGCAGACAAACTGCTGGTGACCGCCGCCTACATCACCCTGGTTGCGTATAACCCCCACATCGTCAAGCCCTGGATCGCCGTCATCGTCATCGGCCGCGAATTTCTCGTCAACGGCCTGCGCTCCATCGCCTCCACCCAGGGCTTTACCATTCAGGCCAGCGATCTGGGCAAGCTCAAGACGCTCATCCAGATCATCTCAGTGGTGGCTGCGATTCTCGACCACGGCTGGCATGCCTGGCACTTCGGCTGGTTCCTGATGCCGGTGGATCTGATCGCCGTGGCCGGCATCTACTGGATGGCCGCCGTCTCCGTCATCTCGGCCATCGATTACTTCGTGGCTTTCTGGCGCAAGATCGACAAGGCCTCGACCCACCAGCGCAGCAAAGACAACGCCTTTGTCCTGAGCCGGAAGAAGTCCGCGCGGCAGGGCTCCTGA
- a CDS encoding RelA/SpoT family protein, whose translation MATIHPTTSPSESNPPDILAEKFSELLTRVNDNRPSDDLDIIRRAWDFCLEHHQGQFRASGEPFVLHPLEVALVLAEMKLDSTAIAAGLLHDAVEDTPVTAADIANQFGEQVAHIVEGVTKIDKIQFANREDRQAENVRKMLLAMVTDVRVVLIKLADRLHNMRTLEHLSAERQQAIARETLDIYAPLAHRLGMGKLRGELEDLSFRYVDPYSYDQLQLAVEERRSEGEQFLAGVEALLLEKLKENKITARVQWRIKRLFSIHSKLQKSRSSVDQLYDLLALRVITNSVPDCYAVLGLIHSIWRPVPGRIKDFIAMPRPNMYQSLHTTVMGEGGHQFEVQIRTEEMHRVAEEGIAAHWKYKAGNSPISARDEQRLAWVRQLVEWQREMTDPNEFLSTLKIDLYPEEVYTFTPKGKVVVLPKDASPLDFAYSIHTEVGHSCTGAKVNGRMVPLRSKLRNGDVVEVITQNGHTPSRDWLSIVKSSRARNKIKHWLNEHQRERAIDIGRKLLEREARKYKVSLHKFEDADYARVASDYSVATPNDLLAAIGFGKYSARQVLNRLAPGTTHQQPAEAETAASIKAGLQDAARKSTSSDSLQVEGQNELLVYRARCCNPIRGEEIVGYVTRGKGVAVHARNCPNVQNLLYESDRRIAVEWAHDAGASTGPSKTYPVRLTVYCDDRAGMLKEMTSIISDDNTNIRTVDTRPGPNGEAIVEFVIEAEDVRHLNRLVLGLRRLPGVRDVQRSQRL comes from the coding sequence ATGGCGACCATCCACCCCACCACCAGCCCTTCTGAGAGCAATCCGCCGGACATTCTCGCGGAAAAATTCTCTGAGCTGCTGACGCGGGTGAACGACAATCGCCCCAGCGACGATCTCGACATCATCCGCCGCGCCTGGGACTTCTGCCTCGAACATCATCAGGGACAATTCCGCGCCTCGGGCGAGCCTTTTGTGCTGCATCCGCTGGAGGTGGCGCTGGTGCTCGCGGAGATGAAGCTCGACTCCACGGCCATCGCCGCGGGCCTGCTCCACGATGCGGTTGAAGACACTCCGGTCACCGCCGCCGACATCGCCAATCAGTTCGGCGAGCAGGTCGCTCATATCGTTGAAGGCGTCACCAAGATCGACAAAATCCAGTTTGCCAATCGCGAAGACCGCCAGGCCGAGAACGTCCGTAAGATGCTGCTGGCCATGGTTACGGACGTGCGCGTGGTGCTCATCAAACTGGCTGACCGCCTGCACAACATGCGCACTCTGGAGCATCTCTCGGCCGAGCGCCAGCAGGCCATCGCGCGCGAAACGCTCGACATTTATGCCCCGCTCGCGCACCGGCTCGGCATGGGCAAACTGCGCGGCGAGCTGGAAGATCTGTCGTTCCGCTACGTGGACCCCTACAGCTACGACCAGTTGCAGCTTGCCGTCGAGGAGCGCCGCTCTGAGGGCGAGCAGTTTCTGGCCGGAGTGGAAGCGCTGCTGCTTGAAAAGCTCAAGGAAAACAAGATCACGGCGCGCGTGCAGTGGCGCATCAAGCGCCTCTTCAGCATTCACAGTAAGCTGCAGAAGTCGCGCAGCTCGGTCGATCAGCTCTATGACCTGCTGGCGCTGCGTGTCATCACCAACAGCGTGCCTGACTGCTACGCGGTGCTCGGCCTCATTCACAGCATCTGGCGGCCCGTGCCCGGGCGCATCAAGGACTTCATTGCCATGCCCCGGCCTAATATGTATCAGTCACTGCACACTACGGTGATGGGTGAGGGTGGCCATCAGTTCGAGGTGCAGATTCGCACTGAAGAGATGCATCGCGTCGCCGAAGAAGGCATTGCGGCGCACTGGAAGTACAAAGCCGGCAACTCGCCCATCAGCGCGCGCGACGAGCAGCGCCTGGCCTGGGTGCGGCAACTGGTCGAGTGGCAGCGGGAGATGACCGATCCCAACGAGTTTCTCTCGACGCTCAAGATCGATCTTTATCCTGAAGAGGTTTACACCTTCACGCCCAAAGGCAAGGTGGTCGTGCTGCCCAAGGATGCAAGCCCGCTCGACTTCGCCTACTCCATTCACACCGAGGTGGGCCACTCCTGCACCGGCGCCAAAGTCAATGGACGCATGGTTCCGCTGCGCTCCAAGCTGCGCAACGGAGACGTGGTGGAGGTCATCACGCAAAATGGCCACACCCCCAGCCGCGACTGGCTCAGCATCGTCAAGAGCTCCCGCGCCCGCAACAAGATCAAGCACTGGCTCAACGAGCACCAGCGTGAGCGCGCCATTGACATTGGCCGCAAGCTGCTCGAACGCGAAGCCCGCAAGTACAAGGTGTCGCTGCACAAGTTTGAAGATGCCGACTATGCCCGCGTCGCCAGCGACTACAGCGTAGCCACGCCCAACGATCTGCTGGCGGCCATCGGCTTCGGCAAATATTCCGCGCGCCAGGTGCTCAACCGCCTCGCGCCCGGCACCACGCACCAGCAGCCCGCCGAAGCGGAGACCGCAGCCAGCATCAAGGCCGGCCTGCAGGACGCGGCGCGCAAGTCCACCAGCAGCGACTCTCTGCAGGTCGAGGGGCAAAATGAGCTGCTCGTCTATCGCGCCCGGTGCTGCAATCCGATTCGCGGCGAAGAGATTGTCGGCTACGTCACGCGCGGCAAGGGCGTCGCGGTGCATGCGCGCAACTGCCCCAACGTGCAGAATCTGCTCTATGAGTCCGACCGCCGCATTGCCGTCGAATGGGCGCACGACGCCGGCGCAAGCACAGGCCCGTCGAAGACTTACCCGGTGCGCCTGACCGTCTACTGTGATGACCGCGCGGGCATGCTCAAGGAGATGACCTCCATCATCAGCGACGACAACACCAATATCCGTACTGTCGATACGCGGCCCGGCCCCAACGGCGAAGCTATCGTTGAGTTTGTGATTGAGGCCGAAGACGTCCGCCACCTCAACCGCCTGGTGCTCGGCCTGCGCCGCCTGCCCGGCGTGCGCGACGTGCAGCGCTCCCAGCGGCTGTAA
- the moeB gene encoding molybdopterin-synthase adenylyltransferase MoeB, with translation MATTTQTAAALPQLTNQDIARYSRHLILPEVGMEGQQKLKAAKVLCVGTGGLGSPLALYLAAAGIGTLGLVDFDVVDESNLQRQIIHSTKDVGRPKIESAAEKLLALNPALNLVKHETMLNSQNALEIIQQYDIVADGTDNFPTRYLVNDACVLTGKPNSYASIFRFEGQASVFATEEGPCYRCLYPEPPPPGLVPSCAEGGVLGILPGLLGVVQATEVIKLILGNGEPLIGRLLLVDALNMKFRELKLRKNPNCPVCGENPTVTKLIDYQQFCGIVPEAPPAAVQNGVPQITVHDLKRKRDAGENFFLLDVREPHEFQIAHLNGHLIPVNDLPNRVNELEQARQAGQEIVVHCKSGGRSQRAAEFLKQQGFANVVNVAGGITAWATEIDPKVPKY, from the coding sequence ATGGCCACGACGACACAAACGGCGGCTGCGTTGCCGCAATTGACGAACCAAGACATTGCCCGCTACTCGCGGCACCTGATTTTGCCCGAGGTGGGCATGGAGGGCCAGCAGAAGCTGAAGGCCGCCAAGGTGCTGTGCGTGGGCACGGGCGGGCTGGGCTCTCCGCTGGCACTCTACCTGGCGGCGGCTGGCATCGGCACGCTGGGGCTGGTGGACTTTGATGTGGTGGATGAGAGCAATCTGCAGCGGCAGATCATTCACAGCACCAAAGACGTGGGCCGGCCGAAGATTGAATCGGCGGCCGAGAAGCTGCTGGCGCTGAATCCGGCGCTGAACCTGGTGAAGCACGAGACGATGCTGAACAGCCAGAATGCGCTTGAGATCATCCAGCAGTACGACATCGTCGCCGATGGCACGGATAACTTTCCGACGCGCTACCTGGTCAACGACGCGTGTGTGCTGACAGGCAAGCCGAACTCGTATGCGTCCATCTTCCGCTTTGAGGGCCAGGCCAGCGTCTTCGCGACCGAGGAAGGCCCCTGCTACCGCTGCCTGTATCCTGAGCCGCCACCGCCGGGCCTGGTGCCCTCGTGCGCGGAAGGCGGCGTGCTGGGCATTCTGCCCGGGCTGCTGGGCGTGGTGCAGGCGACCGAAGTCATCAAGCTGATTCTGGGCAATGGCGAGCCGCTGATTGGCCGCCTGCTGCTGGTGGATGCGCTGAACATGAAGTTCCGCGAGCTGAAGCTGCGCAAGAACCCGAACTGCCCGGTGTGCGGCGAGAATCCAACCGTGACCAAGCTGATCGATTATCAGCAGTTCTGCGGCATTGTGCCCGAAGCGCCGCCGGCCGCGGTGCAGAACGGCGTACCGCAGATCACGGTGCACGACCTGAAGCGCAAGCGCGACGCGGGCGAGAACTTCTTCCTGCTCGATGTGCGCGAGCCGCACGAATTTCAGATCGCGCACCTGAACGGGCACCTGATTCCGGTCAACGACCTGCCGAACCGCGTGAACGAGCTGGAACAGGCGCGGCAGGCGGGTCAGGAGATCGTGGTGCACTGCAAGAGCGGTGGACGCAGCCAGCGCGCGGCGGAGTTCCTGAAGCAGCAGGGCTTTGCGAACGTGGTGAATGTGGCCGGCGGCATCACGGCCTGGGCAACCGAGATTGATCCCAAGGTGCCGAAGTATTAG
- a CDS encoding MoaD/ThiS family protein: MKIFIPTPLRVYTAKQDAVEVSGKTVEEALTSLTTQFPDFQKHLYTGEGKLRSFVNVYLNDEDVRYLPEGEKTPVKEEDSLSIIPSIAGGSGRMADCACSCCCCR; the protein is encoded by the coding sequence ATGAAGATTTTCATTCCCACACCGCTTCGGGTTTATACCGCGAAGCAGGATGCGGTGGAGGTTTCAGGCAAGACGGTGGAAGAGGCGCTCACGTCGCTGACCACTCAATTCCCTGACTTTCAGAAGCATCTGTACACCGGCGAGGGCAAATTGCGCTCGTTTGTGAACGTCTATCTCAATGACGAGGACGTTCGTTACCTTCCTGAAGGCGAGAAGACGCCTGTGAAGGAAGAAGACAGCCTTTCGATCATCCCCTCGATTGCCGGCGGTTCTGGCCGCATGGCTGATTGCGCCTGTTCCTGTTGTTGTTGTCGCTAG
- a CDS encoding Mov34/MPN/PAD-1 family protein — MLRLSDPIYEALRQHGEETYPHECCGVLLGHCGDEVNEVVEAIRAGNTRTDSAHNRYHIAPAELVRIQRQGRERGLDIVGFYHSHPDHPAQWSQTDFAEAHWLGCSYVITAVEKGAARVTNSFRLTGQTEEDKQFHHEPIDVTGQNIPGLGPENLEAGSTTR, encoded by the coding sequence ATGCTGCGACTGAGCGATCCCATATACGAGGCCCTGCGCCAGCATGGCGAAGAGACCTATCCGCATGAGTGCTGCGGCGTGCTGCTGGGCCATTGCGGCGATGAGGTAAACGAGGTGGTGGAGGCGATCCGCGCCGGCAACACGCGCACGGACTCGGCCCACAACCGCTACCACATCGCACCGGCGGAACTGGTGCGCATTCAGAGGCAGGGGCGCGAGCGCGGCCTGGACATTGTGGGCTTTTACCATTCGCACCCGGACCACCCGGCGCAGTGGTCGCAGACCGACTTTGCCGAGGCCCACTGGCTGGGATGCAGCTACGTCATTACGGCCGTCGAAAAGGGCGCGGCGAGGGTGACGAATTCCTTCCGGCTGACCGGCCAGACGGAGGAAGACAAGCAGTTCCACCATGAGCCCATTGATGTGACCGGACAAAACATTCCGGGCCTCGGGCCGGAAAACCTGGAAGCCGGAAGCACAACCCGGTAA